In Maledivibacter sp., the following are encoded in one genomic region:
- a CDS encoding GNAT family N-acetyltransferase → MNNVSNERFIISETKETEAVEVIKYMKTILEETDYLSMNPEEFSYTEDQEKKAIKKYIESPNRLMLSSTANGKLVGMLTYDGGSRERNKHTGVVGVSVLKTHWGKSIATNLFEELFKWAAQNGITKKINLSVREDNDRAIELYKRLGFEIEGEESMKQFTNGVYYSSVLMGKRIEIEN, encoded by the coding sequence ATGAATAATGTTTCAAATGAAAGGTTTATAATATCAGAAACTAAAGAAACTGAAGCAGTAGAAGTCATTAAATATATGAAAACTATTCTTGAAGAAACAGATTATTTATCAATGAATCCAGAAGAGTTTTCATATACAGAAGATCAAGAGAAAAAAGCGATAAAAAAGTACATAGAATCACCAAATAGGCTGATGCTATCTTCAACTGCAAATGGTAAGTTAGTTGGTATGTTGACATATGACGGCGGAAGTCGTGAAAGAAATAAGCATACTGGTGTGGTGGGTGTATCGGTATTAAAAACACATTGGGGAAAAAGCATTGCTACAAATTTATTTGAGGAATTATTTAAATGGGCTGCTCAAAACGGAATAACAAAGAAGATTAATTTATCAGTTCGTGAAGATAATGATAGAGCGATTGAACTATATAAAAGATTAGGATTTGAGATCGAAGGCGAAGAGAGTATGAAGCAATTCACGAATGGGGTCTACTATTCATCTGTATTAATGGGAAAGAGAATCGAAATAGAGAACTAA
- a CDS encoding PF20097 family protein, which yields MNCTSCGKQLELGTLKFSDKLKWIPNEDNNKSVFKSLFNNNAIVVSDSLFFRYQSISAYCCPNCRIIIINY from the coding sequence TTGAATTGTACGTCATGTGGTAAACAATTAGAATTGGGTACATTGAAATTCTCAGATAAACTTAAGTGGATTCCTAATGAGGATAATAATAAATCAGTATTTAAATCATTATTTAATAACAATGCAATTGTAGTATCTGATTCATTATTCTTTCGTTATCAAAGTATATCAGCCTATTGTTGTCCAAACTGCAGAATTATTATTATTAATTATTAA
- a CDS encoding phosphotransferase — protein sequence MDIFNIITRDAEKIFKFKIISYRKICGGWLNLKWHIITDRGDFLIKQFSNQRYTSEKISIVEKALQRQKILYYKGIKCPFIYSYSNKIIQSPKPNIWYMLMEFCNGHLESADTISNKQMCRLGEMCGLMHKYFSGISIENEVFHFKNYPKVLCDNYESRLNEAEKLNLSQYIKVVKKQKIIIDSIEDGFFINILKGFTHSDFAVDNILFDVNGDITILDFDTNCYSYQYQDIGRAIMSFTYNNRRINESLINEFVNGYNLILPLTILDAIKALRFLWTVEVTWWIRSSVFIKDESPKVKRFAEELMWLTDNWFDLENQIL from the coding sequence ATGGATATATTCAATATTATAACGAGAGATGCAGAAAAAATATTTAAATTTAAAATAATAAGCTATAGAAAAATCTGTGGTGGTTGGTTAAATTTAAAATGGCATATTATTACTGATAGAGGAGATTTCCTAATAAAACAGTTTAGCAATCAACGTTATACTAGTGAAAAAATCAGCATTGTTGAAAAGGCTTTACAAAGACAAAAGATTCTGTATTATAAAGGCATTAAGTGCCCTTTCATTTATTCATACAGCAATAAAATAATACAATCTCCTAAGCCTAATATATGGTATATGCTAATGGAATTTTGTAATGGACATTTAGAAAGTGCAGATACAATTAGCAATAAACAAATGTGTAGACTTGGTGAAATGTGCGGTTTAATGCATAAATACTTTAGTGGTATTTCAATAGAAAATGAAGTCTTTCATTTTAAAAATTATCCTAAAGTATTATGTGACAATTATGAATCGCGGTTAAATGAGGCAGAAAAATTGAATTTATCGCAATACATTAAGGTTGTTAAGAAACAAAAAATAATTATTGATAGTATTGAGGATGGATTTTTTATAAATATTCTAAAAGGGTTTACTCATTCTGATTTTGCAGTTGATAATATATTATTTGATGTTAATGGTGATATCACAATTTTAGATTTTGATACAAACTGCTATTCTTATCAATATCAAGATATAGGAAGAGCAATTATGTCCTTTACATATAATAATAGGCGTATAAATGAATCACTAATAAATGAATTTGTGAATGGTTATAATTTAATTTTGCCGTTAACTATCTTAGATGCAATTAAAGCTTTAAGGTTTTTATGGACTGTAGAGGTCACCTGGTGGATAAGAAGTAGTGTCTTTATTAAAGATGAATCACCAAAAGTAAAAAGATTTGCTGAAGAATTAATGTGGTTAACAGATAATTGGTTTGACTTAGAGAATCAAATATTGTAA
- a CDS encoding class I SAM-dependent methyltransferase, whose protein sequence is MGGIEWYDKIAKKLGGYKKNWNSSKRGLSGEEVFERKLIEYLPKYENVLDIGCGHGEFTINMAPYVRNIIGMDFSEEMIKCANKYLSEYNISNVKFYHGDIKQENKLKENEFDFIYDRRGPTSIIYNHSCLKSGGKILGIHSAELDRVKKLLYNNGFIDINIEEFEAEEIFDDEYEFAKYLSRIPGNKDYTYLDNKEELKELVKQYTFKGEIVVQEWRYIWEAKKPL, encoded by the coding sequence ATGGGTGGAATAGAATGGTATGATAAAATTGCAAAGAAATTAGGAGGGTATAAGAAGAATTGGAATTCAAGTAAAAGAGGTTTATCTGGTGAAGAAGTTTTTGAAAGAAAACTAATTGAGTATCTACCTAAATATGAAAATGTACTTGATATTGGTTGCGGACACGGAGAATTCACAATAAATATGGCACCATATGTAAGGAATATTATAGGTATGGATTTCTCTGAAGAAATGATAAAGTGCGCTAATAAGTATTTATCAGAATATAATATTTCTAATGTAAAGTTTTATCATGGTGATATTAAACAGGAGAATAAGTTAAAAGAAAATGAATTTGATTTCATTTATGATAGGAGAGGTCCAACTTCTATAATATATAATCATAGTTGTTTAAAATCGGGAGGAAAAATTCTGGGAATACATAGTGCTGAACTTGATAGAGTCAAAAAGCTTTTATATAATAATGGATTCATAGATATTAATATAGAAGAATTTGAAGCAGAAGAGATTTTTGATGATGAATATGAGTTTGCAAAATATTTATCTAGAATTCCAGGAAACAAGGATTATACATATTTAGATAATAAAGAAGAATTAAAAGAGTTGGTTAAGCAGTATACTTTTAAAGGAGAAATCGTCGTACAAGAATGGAGATATATTTGGGAAGCTAAAAAACCTCTTTGA
- a CDS encoding GNAT family N-acetyltransferase — translation MEYIIRQVMENDLEEWLKLGLKLWTEETENEMRQIFLDILLSEKENTFICENVNKYIGFVNVSIRSDYVEGSNSTPVGYIEGIYVEENYRKKGIANHLIKAAEKWAKEKGCKQMGSDIEYDNTVSYDFHKKVGFNEAGRIICFIKDIEE, via the coding sequence ATGGAATATATAATTAGACAAGTAATGGAAAATGATTTAGAAGAATGGTTAAAACTTGGCTTGAAATTATGGACTGAAGAGACAGAAAACGAGATGAGACAAATCTTTTTAGACATACTATTATCTGAGAAAGAGAATACTTTTATATGTGAAAATGTTAATAAATATATTGGTTTCGTAAATGTATCAATAAGAAGTGACTATGTTGAAGGCTCAAATTCTACCCCTGTTGGCTATATTGAAGGAATATATGTTGAAGAAAACTATAGGAAAAAAGGTATTGCAAATCACTTGATAAAAGCAGCAGAAAAATGGGCAAAAGAAAAGGGATGTAAACAGATGGGTTCAGATATAGAATATGATAATACTGTAAGCTATGATTTTCATAAAAAAGTAGGTTTTAATGAAGCTGGACGTATTATTTGTTTCATTAAGGATATTGAAGAGTAG
- a CDS encoding Nif3-like dinuclear metal center hexameric protein, with the protein MSIGCRDIISIMENIAPPYLAEEWDNVGLQVGDKNKEVRKIMVCLELNSGIIDECIKENIDMVITHHPLIFKPLKKLVASDPIVDIINKLIRNDINLYCAHTNLDIAIGGTSDYLAQLLNLKDLSPLSVTHVEKYCKLVIFTPENNVEDIRDAIGKVGAGNIGNYSHCTHQTKGLGTFMPLKGANPYIGNIEELEKVVEYRLETIVPMKRLNDVVNAMLKAHPYEEVAYDIIPLDNNIESLGLGRIGYLDKSMELKELALKLKDILNADNVKMIGEEFHNVKKIAICTGSGSEFIKDAYKNKCDCYITGDIKYHEAQLAKELGLSIIDAGHYETENIICTPIKERLLNEFQKNKYEVEVITSKININPFKII; encoded by the coding sequence TTATGGAAAATATTGCGCCCCCTTATTTAGCAGAAGAATGGGATAATGTAGGGCTTCAAGTTGGTGATAAAAATAAAGAAGTAAGAAAGATAATGGTATGTCTCGAACTAAATAGCGGCATCATAGATGAGTGTATAAAAGAAAATATAGATATGGTAATTACCCACCATCCACTGATTTTTAAGCCCCTTAAAAAGTTAGTTGCATCAGACCCCATTGTGGATATAATAAATAAATTAATAAGGAATGATATCAATTTATATTGTGCCCATACAAATTTGGATATTGCAATTGGTGGAACAAGTGATTATTTAGCACAGCTACTAAATTTAAAGGACTTGAGTCCTCTTAGTGTAACCCATGTGGAAAAGTACTGTAAACTTGTGATTTTTACTCCTGAAAACAATGTAGAAGACATAAGAGATGCCATTGGTAAAGTTGGCGCAGGGAATATAGGTAATTATAGTCATTGTACCCATCAAACTAAGGGACTTGGGACCTTTATGCCTTTAAAGGGAGCTAATCCATACATAGGTAATATAGAAGAACTAGAAAAGGTAGTTGAGTATAGGTTAGAAACTATAGTTCCTATGAAAAGATTGAATGATGTCGTTAATGCCATGTTAAAGGCACATCCATATGAAGAAGTTGCCTATGATATAATACCATTAGATAATAACATAGAATCCCTTGGGCTTGGCAGAATCGGCTATCTAGATAAATCTATGGAATTAAAAGAACTAGCACTAAAGCTTAAAGATATCTTGAATGCTGACAATGTAAAAATGATTGGTGAGGAATTCCATAATGTAAAAAAAATTGCTATTTGTACCGGTAGCGGTAGTGAATTTATTAAGGATGCTTATAAAAATAAATGTGACTGCTATATTACTGGAGACATAAAATATCATGAGGCCCAATTAGCAAAGGAACTGGGCCTCAGTATAATAGATGCTGGTCACTACGAAACGGAAAATATAATCTGCACACCTATAAAAGAAAGATTATTAAATGAGTTTCAAAAAAATAAGTATGAGGTTGAAGTCATTACATCTAAAATTAATATAAATCCTTTTAAGATTATTTAG
- a CDS encoding GNAT family N-acetyltransferase — protein sequence MYVVEYADSYCLEYLKKHDNHISEEMLYRKIKSNEVIIVKIEDKIIGWLRYGYFWDSIPFMNMLMIDEQHRGKGAGKNLVGFWQKEMKANGYKIIMTSSLSNELAQHFYRKLDYKDSGSLMLEDEALEIIFTKEL from the coding sequence ATGTATGTTGTTGAATATGCAGATAGTTATTGTTTGGAATATCTTAAAAAACATGATAACCATATATCAGAGGAAATGCTATATAGAAAAATAAAAAGTAATGAAGTAATAATTGTAAAGATAGAAGATAAAATAATTGGCTGGTTACGATATGGTTATTTTTGGGATAGCATTCCATTTATGAATATGTTAATGATAGATGAACAGCATAGAGGAAAAGGTGCTGGAAAAAATTTAGTAGGATTTTGGCAAAAAGAAATGAAGGCTAACGGATATAAGATTATTATGACTTCGTCATTATCCAATGAGTTAGCTCAACATTTTTATCGGAAATTAGACTATAAGGATTCTGGTAGTTTAATGCTAGAAGATGAAGCATTAGAAATTATTTTTACAAAGGAATTATAG
- a CDS encoding GNAT family N-acetyltransferase, which translates to MIYELNRAQFPNISHLLNGELINLAIKAVVEGYNPGWIFVDNIENPKTAMIWSKGIKGFYFVGEANNLDFNNNINMYINKEILPRAQKLGLETFEFSGTSQEWDENFKLIFRNRNIRISKQFVYKHNNIENISFDNLKLEGEYVLKQVDEDLLKSNQYNLQFVKSAIYEWWDSIEDFIKYGIGFCILHKDTAVCSCITSFMIDISMECHIKTLEKYRKKGLATRAVGEFVKYCKDNQYVPHWDCMEENFGSRALADKCGYNKEFEYFLYDFNLR; encoded by the coding sequence ATGATATATGAACTAAATCGGGCACAGTTTCCTAATATATCTCATCTATTAAACGGCGAATTGATAAATTTAGCAATCAAAGCAGTTGTGGAAGGATACAATCCTGGTTGGATTTTTGTTGACAATATTGAAAACCCAAAAACGGCAATGATTTGGTCTAAGGGGATAAAAGGTTTTTATTTTGTTGGAGAAGCAAATAATTTAGATTTTAATAATAATATAAATATGTATATTAATAAAGAAATATTACCTCGAGCCCAAAAGCTTGGATTAGAAACTTTTGAATTTAGCGGGACTAGTCAAGAATGGGATGAAAACTTCAAATTAATATTTAGAAATCGGAATATAAGAATTTCTAAGCAGTTTGTTTATAAACATAATAACATTGAAAACATTTCTTTTGACAACCTTAAATTAGAAGGTGAGTATGTTTTGAAACAAGTGGATGAAGATTTATTGAAAAGTAATCAGTATAATTTACAATTTGTGAAATCTGCTATTTATGAATGGTGGGATTCTATAGAGGATTTTATTAAATACGGAATAGGATTCTGTATTTTACATAAGGATACTGCGGTATGTTCATGTATAACAAGCTTCATGATAGATATCTCAATGGAATGTCATATTAAAACTTTAGAAAAGTATAGAAAAAAAGGTCTTGCCACAAGGGCAGTAGGTGAATTTGTAAAGTATTGTAAAGATAATCAATATGTACCTCATTGGGATTGCATGGAAGAAAACTTTGGTTCAAGAGCATTAGCAGATAAATGTGGATATAATAAAGAATTCGAGTATTTTTTGTACGATTTTAATCTAAGATAA
- a CDS encoding GNAT family N-acetyltransferase, giving the protein MNSLIETSRLRLRDFIKEDWESIHIYASNKDVVKFMEWGPNTEEDTKNFISMAIYSQKQSPRDNYDLAVILKETGKLIGGGTINVYNRKNKDGLIGYCFNPNYWRMGYATELAEGLLHFGFKELKLHRIHATCDIKNIGSAKVLEKIGMKREGHLREHIWISDRWRDSYLYSILDREQKELGISYNT; this is encoded by the coding sequence ATGAATAGTTTAATAGAAACATCGAGATTAAGGCTAAGAGATTTTATTAAAGAGGATTGGGAATCGATACATATTTATGCTTCCAATAAGGATGTTGTTAAATTCATGGAATGGGGACCAAATACCGAGGAAGATACTAAAAACTTTATATCAATGGCCATATATTCTCAGAAGCAAAGTCCCAGAGATAATTATGATTTAGCAGTTATTTTGAAAGAAACAGGTAAACTTATTGGCGGTGGAACCATTAATGTATATAATCGAAAAAATAAGGATGGATTGATAGGCTACTGCTTTAATCCAAATTATTGGAGAATGGGGTATGCTACTGAACTAGCAGAAGGGTTATTACATTTTGGTTTTAAAGAACTAAAGTTACATAGAATACATGCCACCTGTGATATAAAAAATATTGGTTCAGCAAAAGTATTAGAAAAGATAGGAATGAAGAGAGAAGGTCATTTAAGAGAACATATTTGGATTTCAGATAGGTGGAGGGATTCATATTTATATAGCATATTAGACAGAGAGCAGAAAGAACTAGGAATATCATATAATACTTAG
- a CDS encoding inorganic diphosphatase, producing the protein MIEYLGKEIEVKIDRPLGSKHPEHNFYYPINYGYIEGTVGGDGEEIDVYILGEFEPLEVYSGKVIGVIKRLNDIEDKLVVAKELDSYDKEQIKALTEFQERFFDIEIITLDYLTSSIRNTVKGLIRNGNEILVLKENTNNFIYYHLPGGGIEFLESSYDALVREIKEELKLDIISCKSLCTIDNIFKVNGMDCHEITQIFEIEVSKNVHDMDGMIMTGDVIPCEIKWIDINEFKDGRKVLYPSELVELV; encoded by the coding sequence ATGATTGAATATTTAGGTAAGGAGATTGAAGTTAAGATTGATCGTCCTTTGGGAAGCAAACATCCAGAACATAATTTTTATTATCCAATTAATTATGGCTATATTGAAGGTACTGTTGGTGGAGATGGTGAAGAGATAGATGTTTACATACTAGGAGAATTTGAACCTTTGGAAGTTTATAGTGGTAAAGTAATTGGTGTTATTAAAAGATTAAATGATATCGAAGACAAATTGGTGGTTGCAAAAGAACTTGATAGTTATGATAAGGAGCAAATAAAGGCATTAACCGAATTTCAAGAAAGATTCTTCGATATTGAAATTATTACACTTGATTATTTAACAAGTTCTATTAGAAATACTGTAAAAGGTCTTATAAGAAATGGAAATGAAATACTTGTTCTTAAAGAGAATACCAATAATTTTATATACTATCATTTGCCAGGTGGAGGAATTGAATTCTTAGAATCAAGTTATGATGCTCTAGTAAGAGAGATAAAAGAAGAACTCAAGTTAGATATAATCAGCTGTAAATCGTTATGTACAATAGACAATATATTCAAAGTAAACGGGATGGATTGTCATGAGATAACTCAGATATTTGAAATAGAAGTAAGTAAAAATGTTCATGATATGGATGGTATGATAATGACAGGTGATGTAATTCCTTGTGAAATAAAGTGGATAGACATAAATGAATTTAAAGATGGTAGGAAAGTACTATATCCAAGTGAATTAGTAGAATTAGTATAA